The following are encoded in a window of Dictyostelium discoideum AX4 chromosome 6 chromosome, whole genome shotgun sequence genomic DNA:
- the ubr7 gene encoding ubiquitin protein ligase E3 component n-recognin 7, which produces MDNEKVTDTNPKEPSNVESIITTSEVTPSPPPSTTTSTTTNATTTITTSQPQANIIGGKRSRKDDEIISIQEALNDQLEEEKNLLEEAKEQEQEDWGDESICTFDKGYINQSVFACKTCQLSNDKLFGFCYGCSMHCHLYHDVYELFNKRNFRCDCGTKIQEPNNSFKCQLSGILKEDDNNNVNNINNSNNTTTTTTTTTTTTTTTNNNHLNDIDIGSYDKSQILNERNHYNHNFKGKYCYCDSPYDYKEDMIQCIFCEDWFHENCLKLNSNVTDIPSPGEFSDLICADCLSKNQFLLLYPQIRCYIENDHIIIGDNNNNNNNSNNSNSICKVEGGVITPNKKYDLFCKELWKDELCSCLKCKEIYKDKKVEFLFEKDENSLKKKNKTVDENLDNKPVNVFEMGQDVFSKTLPPTQQRALIEGFSDMKEKLKELFSKKLDKNQVITKQDIQSFFVDLNVNKKFKK; this is translated from the exons ATGGACAATGAGAAAGTGACAGATACAAATCCAAAAGAACCTTCAAATGTTGAATCTATCATTACAACATCAGAAGTAACAccttcaccaccaccatcaacaacaacttcaactacCACAAACGCAACTACAACTATCACAACTTCACAACCACAAGCAAATATAATTGGAGGTAAAAGAAGTAGAAAAGATGATGAGATTATATCAATTCAAGAAGCATTGAATGATCAATTAGAAGAggaaaagaatttattagAGGAAGcaaaagaacaagaacaagaggATTGGGGTGATGAAAGTATTTGTACTTTTGATAAAGGTTATATTAATCAATCTGTATTTGCTTGTAAAACTTgtcaattatcaaatgataaatta tttggATTTTGCTATGGATGTTCAATGCATTGTCATTTATATCATGACGTTTATGagttatttaataaaaggaATTTTAGATGTGATTGTGGTACAAAAATTCAAGAAcctaataatagttttaaatgtCAATTATCAGGAATTCTTAaagaagatgataataataatgttaataatattaataatagtaataatacaactacaactacaacaacaacaacaacaacaacaacaacaacaaataataaccatttaaatgatattgatattggATCATATGATAAAagtcaaattttaaatgaaagaaatcattataatcataattttaaaggaaaatattgttattgtgATAGTCCTTATGACTATAAAGAAGATATGATTCAATGTATATTTTGTGAAGATTGGTTCCACGagaattgtttaaaattaaattcaaacgTTACAGATATTCCAAGTCCTGGTGAATTTTCAGATTTAATTTGTGCTGATTgtttatcaaaaaatcaattccTTTTATTATATCCACAGATTAGATgttatattgaaaatgatcaTATCAtaattggtgataataataataataacaataatagtaataatagtaatagtatttGTAAAGTTGAAGGTGGAGTTATAACTCCAAACAAAAAGTatgatttattttgtaaaGAGTTATGGAAAGATGAGTTATGTAGTTGTTTAAAGTGtaaagaaatttataaagataaaaaagttGAGTTcttatttgaaaaagatgaaaactctttaaaaaaaaagaataaaactGTAGATGAAAATCTTGATAATAAACCTGTTAATGTTTTTGAAATGGGTCAAGATGTATTTAGTAAAACATTACCACCAACTCAACAAAGAGCTCTAATAGAAGGTTTTAGTGATAtgaaagagaaattaaaagagttATTCTCAAAGAAATTAGATAAAAATCAAGTAATTACAAAACAA gatattcaatcattttttgtGGACTtgaatgtaaataaaaaatttaagaaataa